In Halostella litorea, a single window of DNA contains:
- a CDS encoding amidohydrolase family protein, whose protein sequence is MEIEGTILRGREFDPVEGRVVVEDGEIAAVEEAAVESEAVVCPAFVNAHTHLGDSIAKEAGRGLSLEELVAPPDGLKHRLLRQADRDELVEGMRRSLRFMESTGTAATVEFREGGVEGVYAIEEAAEGLGIDPVVLGRETVDAMAAADGFGASGANDAHFEHERRETREAGKLFGIHAGEVDESDINPAMDLDPDFLVHMVHPEPIHLERLADTGIPVVLCPRSNLVTDVGVPPAEKLAERTTLALGTDNVMTNSPSMFREMEFAAKLFDLQAPEVLRMATLNGAEIAGLNCGLIEPGRDAKLLVLDGDSDNLAGGRDPVRAVVRRAGASDVERVVL, encoded by the coding sequence ATGGAGATAGAGGGAACGATCCTCCGGGGGCGCGAGTTCGACCCCGTCGAGGGCCGGGTCGTCGTCGAGGACGGTGAGATCGCCGCCGTCGAGGAGGCGGCGGTCGAGAGCGAGGCCGTCGTCTGTCCCGCCTTCGTCAACGCCCACACGCACCTGGGGGACTCGATAGCCAAGGAGGCTGGCCGCGGCCTCTCGCTGGAGGAACTGGTCGCGCCGCCGGACGGCCTGAAACACCGCCTGCTCCGCCAGGCGGACCGCGACGAACTGGTCGAGGGGATGCGGCGCTCGCTGCGGTTCATGGAGTCGACCGGCACGGCCGCGACCGTCGAGTTCCGCGAGGGCGGCGTCGAGGGCGTCTACGCCATCGAGGAGGCCGCCGAGGGGCTGGGGATCGACCCGGTCGTGCTGGGCCGGGAGACGGTCGACGCGATGGCCGCCGCCGACGGGTTCGGCGCGAGCGGCGCGAACGACGCCCACTTCGAGCACGAACGCAGAGAGACCCGCGAGGCCGGCAAACTGTTCGGCATCCACGCCGGCGAGGTCGACGAGAGCGACATCAACCCCGCGATGGACCTGGACCCGGACTTCCTCGTCCACATGGTCCACCCCGAGCCGATCCACCTGGAGCGGCTGGCCGACACCGGGATCCCGGTCGTCCTCTGCCCGCGGTCGAACCTCGTCACCGACGTGGGCGTGCCGCCGGCCGAAAAGCTGGCCGAGCGCACGACGCTGGCGCTCGGGACGGACAACGTGATGACGAACAGCCCGTCGATGTTCCGCGAGATGGAGTTCGCCGCGAAGCTGTTCGACCTCCAGGCCCCGGAGGTCCTCCGGATGGCGACGCTCAACGGAGCGGAGATTGCCGGGCTGAACTGCGGGCTGATCGAACCCGGCCGGGACGCCAAACTGCTCGTGCTGGACGGCGACTCGGACAACCTCGCGGGCGGCCGGGACCCGGTCCGGGCCGTCGTCCGGCGGGCCGGGGCGAGCGACGTGGAGCGCGTCGTCCTGTAG
- a CDS encoding HD domain-containing protein, with protein MKTIKDSVHDHITVDGVARDLLDTPAVQRLRRVKQLGTVSLVYPSANHTRFEHSVGVYHLACEALDQLGVSGDRAARVEAAALLHDVGHSPYSHNVEELLHRRTGKYHDDVHDLIAGGAVGEILRDHDISPDAVADLVAGDGRFGQIVSGELDVDRMDYLVRDAHHTGVPYGTIDHGRLIRELTFEGGELVLAEGNVQSAESLLVARALMNPTVYSHHVARISKSMLRRGTERLLDEAGYDAGTVRRMDDPGLLSALRREPETAAVAERLCNRDLFKRALWVELEDVPESVIAANHDVIRECEREIAAAAGLGREDVVLDVPERPEMTESSTRVVVSGEVRRLDQQSPLVEALRAAQRSQWRLGVYAPADKTDRVGRAAVETLGLDLDGALVNERRSGWNARLDEFADR; from the coding sequence ATGAAGACGATCAAGGACAGCGTCCACGACCACATCACGGTCGACGGCGTGGCGCGCGACCTGCTGGACACCCCCGCCGTCCAGCGGCTCCGCCGGGTCAAGCAGCTCGGCACGGTGTCTTTGGTGTACCCCTCCGCGAACCACACCCGGTTCGAACACAGCGTCGGCGTCTACCACCTCGCCTGCGAGGCGCTGGACCAGCTGGGCGTCTCCGGCGACCGTGCCGCCCGGGTCGAGGCCGCCGCCCTCCTGCACGACGTGGGCCACAGCCCGTACAGCCACAACGTCGAGGAACTGCTCCACCGGCGGACGGGCAAGTACCACGACGACGTCCACGACCTGATCGCCGGCGGCGCTGTCGGGGAGATCCTCCGCGACCACGACATCTCGCCGGACGCGGTCGCGGACCTGGTCGCCGGGGACGGCCGGTTCGGTCAGATCGTCTCGGGCGAACTGGACGTCGACCGGATGGACTACCTCGTCCGGGACGCCCACCACACCGGCGTCCCCTACGGCACCATCGACCACGGGCGGCTGATCCGCGAACTCACCTTCGAGGGCGGCGAACTCGTGCTCGCGGAGGGGAACGTCCAGTCGGCCGAGAGCCTGCTCGTCGCGCGGGCGCTGATGAACCCGACCGTCTACAGCCACCACGTCGCCCGGATCAGCAAGTCGATGCTCCGGCGCGGCACCGAGCGCCTGCTGGACGAGGCCGGCTACGACGCCGGGACCGTCCGCCGGATGGACGACCCCGGGTTGCTGTCGGCGCTCAGGCGGGAGCCCGAGACGGCGGCCGTCGCCGAACGGCTCTGCAACCGCGACCTGTTCAAGCGCGCGCTGTGGGTCGAACTGGAGGACGTCCCCGAGAGCGTCATCGCGGCGAACCACGACGTGATCCGCGAGTGCGAGCGCGAGATCGCGGCCGCCGCCGGCCTTGGCCGGGAGGACGTGGTGCTCGACGTCCCCGAACGCCCGGAGATGACCGAGAGCTCGACCCGCGTCGTCGTCAGCGGCGAGGTCCGCCGGCTGGACCAGCAGTCGCCGCTGGTCGAGGCGCTGCGGGCGGCCCAGCGGTCGCAGTGGCGGCTCGGCGTGTACGCGCCGGCGGACAAGACCGACCGCGTCGGCCGCGCCGCCGTCGAGACGCTGGGGCTGGACCTCGACGGCGCGCTCGTCAACGAGCGTCGCAGCGGGTGGAACGCCCGGCTGGACGAGTTCGCCGACCGCTGA